A DNA window from Drosophila virilis strain 15010-1051.87 chromosome 4, Dvir_AGI_RSII-ME, whole genome shotgun sequence contains the following coding sequences:
- the Mhc gene encoding myosin heavy chain, muscle isoform X13 translates to MPKPAASQEDEDPTPYLFVSLEQRRIDQSKPYDSKKSCWVPDEKEGYLLGEIKATKGDIVSVGLPGGETKDFKKDQLQQVNPPKYEKAEDMSNLTYLNDASVLHNLRQRYYNKLIYTYSGLFCVAINPYKRYPVYTNRCAKMYRGKRRNEVPPHIFAISDGAYVDMLTNHVNQSMLITGESGAGKTENTKKVIAYFATVGASGKKDESQKNKGSLEDQVVQTNPVLEAFGNAKTVRNDNSSRFGKFIRIHFGPSGKLAGADIETYLLEKARVISQQSLERSYHIFYQIMSGAVAGVKDMCLLSDNIYDYFNVSQGKVTVPSIDDSEEFQLADQAFDILGFTKQEKEDVYKITAAVMHMGGMKFKQRGREEQAEQDGEEEGGRVSKLFGCDTAELYKNLLKPRIKVGNEFVTQGRNVQQVTNSIGALCKGVFDRLFKWLVKKCNETLDTKQKRQHFIGVLDIAGFEIFDYNGFEQLCINFTNEKLQQFFNHVMFVLEQEEYTKEGIHWDFIDFGMDLLACIELIEKPMGILSILEEESMFPKATDQTFSEKLTNTHLGKSAPFQKPKPPKPGQQAAHFAIGHYAGVVAYNITGWLEKNKDPLNDTVVDQFKKSQNKLLIEIFADHPGQSGGGEQAKGGRGKKGGGFATVSSAYKEQLNSLMTTLRSTQPHFVRCIIPNEMKQPGMVDAHLVMHQLTCNGVLEGIRICRKGFPNRMVYPDFKMRYQILNPGGIVGVDDPKKCGSLILESTTLDPDMYRIGHTKVFFRAGVLGQMEEFRDERLGKIMSWMQAWARGYLSRRGFKKLQEQRVALKVVQRNLRKYLQLRTWPWYKLWQKIKPLLNVSRIEDEIARLEEKAKKAEELHAAEVKVRKELEVLNAKLLAEKTALLDSLSGEKGQLQDFQERNAKLTAQKNDLENQLRDIQERLTQEEDARNQLFQQKKKADQEISGLKKDIEDLELSVQKAEQDKATKDHQIRNLNDEIAHQDELINKLNKEKKMQGESNQKTGEELQAAEDKINHLNKVKAKLEQTLDELEDSLEREKKVRGDVEKSKRKVEGDLKLTQEAVSDLERNKKELEQTIQRKDKELSSITAKLEDEQVVVGKHQRQIKELQARIEELEEEVEAERQARAKAEKQRADLARELEELGERLEEAGGATSAQIELNKKREAELSKLRRDLEEANIQHESTLANLRKKHNDAVAEMAEQVDQLNKLKAKAEHDRQTCHNELNQTRTACDQLARDKAAQEKIAKQLQHTLNEVQSKLDETNRTLNDFDASKKKLSIENSDLLRQLEEAESQVSQLSKIKISLTTQLEDTKRLADEESRERATLLGKFRNLEHDLDNLREQVEEEAEGKADLQRQLSKANAEAQVWRSKYESDGVARSEELEEAKRKLQARLAEAEETIESLNQKCIGLEKTKQRLSTEVEDLQLEVDRANAIANAAEKKQKAFDKIIGEWKLKVDDLAAELDASQKECRNYSTELFRLKGAYEEGQEQLEAVRRENKNLADEVKDLLDQIGEGGRNIHEIEKARKRLEAEKDELQAALEEAEAALEQEENKVLRAQLELSQVRQEIDRRIQEKEEEFENTRKNHQRALDSMQASLEAEAKGKAEALRMKKKLEADINELEIALDHANKANAEAQKNIKRYQQQLKDIQTALEEEQRARDDAREQLGISERRANALQNELEESRTLLEQADRGRRQAEQELADAHEQLNEVSAQNASISAAKRKLESELQTLHSDLDELLNEAKNSEEKAKKAMVDAARLADELRAEQDHAQTQEKLRKALEQQIKELQVRLDEAEANALKGGKKAIQKLEQRVRELENELDGEQRRHADAQKNLRKSERRIKELSFQSEEDRKNHERMQDLVDKLQQKIKTYKRQIEEAEEIAALNLAKFRKAQQELEEAEERADLAEQAISKFRAKGRAGSVGRGASPAPRATSVRPQFDGLAFPPRFDLAPENEF, encoded by the exons ATGCCGAAGCCAGCTGCCAGCCAGGAGGATGAGGATCCCACCCCATACCTGTTCGTGTCTTTGGAACAAAGACGTATCGATCAATCGAAACCCTATGATTCGAAGAAGAGTTGTTGGGTGCCCGATGAGAAGGAGGGTTATCTTCTTGGTGAGATCAAGGCCACCAAGGGCGATATCGTCTCCGTCGGTCTGCCTGGTGGAGAG ACGAAAGACTTCAAGAAAGATCAGCTCCAGCAGGTGAACCCTCCGAAATACGAAAAAGCTGAGGATATGTCTAACTTGACATACCTTAACGATGCCTCTGTGCTCCATAACTTGAGGCAGAGATATTACAACAAGCTCATCTAT ACCTACTCCGGTCTTTTCTGCGTTGCCATCAATCCCTATAAGCGCTACCCCGTCTATACCAACCGTTGCGCTAAGATGTACCGTGGTAAGCGCCGTAATGAAGTGCCACCCcatatttttgccatttctgaCGGTGCCTACGTCGACATGTTGACCAACCACGTGAATCAATCTATGTTGATTACCGGTGAGTCTGGTgctggtaagactgagaacACGAAGAAGGTCATTGCGTACTTCGCCACTGTTGGCGCTTCTGGCAAGAAGGATGAGTCGCAGAAGAACAAGGGCTCCCTGGAAGATCAGGTTGTGCAAACCAATCCTGTGCTTGAGGCCTTCGGTAACGCCAAGACCGTGCGTAACGATAACTCCTCTCGTTTC GGTAAATTCATCCGTATTCATTTCGGTCCATCTGGTAAACTGGCTGGTGCTGATATTGAGACCT ATCTGTTGGAGAAGGCTCGTGTCATCTCTCAGCAGTCCCTGGAGCGCTCCTACCATATCTTCTACCAGATTATGTCCGGTGCCGTTGCTGGTGTCAaag ACATGTGCTTGCTCTCTGATAACATTTACGACTACTTTAACGTATCCCAGGGCAAGGTCACTGTGCCCAGTATCGATGACTCTGAGGAATTCCAGCTGGCAGAT CAAGCTTTCGACATCTTGGGCTTCACCAAGCAGGAGAAGGAGGATGTGTACAAGATCACCGCCGCTGTCATGCATATGGGTGGCATGAAGTTCAAGCAACGTGGTCGCGAGGAGCAGGCTGAACAGGATGGTGAGGAGGAGGGTGGCCGTGTGTCTAAGCTGTTCGGCTGCGACACCGCTGAGCTGTACAAGAACTTGCTCAAGCCCCGCATCAAGGTCGGTAACGAGTTCGTCACCCAGGGCCGTAACGTCCAGCAGGTCACCAACTCCATTGGTGCTCTGTGCAAGGGTGTCTTCGATCGTCTCTTCAAATGGCTGGTCAAGAAGTGTAACGAGACTCTGGATACCAAGCAGAAGCGTCAGCATTTCATTGGTGTACTGGATATTGCTGGTTTTGAAATCTTCGAC TACAATGGCTTCGAGCAGTTGTGTATTAACTTCACCAATGAGAAATTGCAACAATTCTTTAACCATGTCATGTTCGTCTTGGAACAAGAGGAATACACCAAAGAGGGTATTCATTGGGACTTTATTGATTTCGGTATGGACTTGCTGGCCTGTATCGAACTGATTGAAAAG CCTATGGGTATCTTGTCGATTCTTGAGGAAGAGTCTATGTTCCCCAAGGCCACCGATCAGACCTTCTCGGAGAAGCTGACCAACACCCATTTGGGCAAGTCGGCTCCATTCCAGAAGCCCAAGCCACCAAAGCCCGGCCAGCAGGCAGCTCACTTTGCCATCGGCCATTATGCTGGTGTTGTCGCCTATAACATCACCGGTTGGTTGGAGAAGAACAAGGATCCCCTGAACGACACTGTTGTCGATCAGTTCAAGAAGTCGCAGAACAAACTGCTCATCGAAATCTTCGCTGATCACCCCGGCCAGTCCGGCGGCGGTGAACAGGCCAAGGGCGGTCGTGGCAAGAAGGGCGGTGGCTTCGCCACTGTCTCGTCTGCCTACAAGGAGCAGTTGAACAGCTTGATGACAACTCTGCGCTCGACACAGCCTCACTTCGTCCGTTGCATCATTCCCAATGAAATGAAACAGCCTGGCATGGTTGATGCTCACTTGGTTATGCACCAGCTGACTTGTAACGGTGTGCTTGAAGGTATCCGTATTTGCCGTAAAGGTTTCCCCAACAGAATGGTCTACCCCGACTTCAAGATGCG ctATCAAATTCTAAATCCAGGTGGTATTGTTGGCGTTGATGATCCCAAGAAGTGTGGCTCACTTATATTGGAATCCACAACATTGGATCCCGATATGTATCGTATTGGACACACTAAG GTGTTCTTCCGTGCCGGTGTCCTGGGTCAGATGGAGGAGTTCCGTGATGAGCGTCTCGGCAAGATCATGTCCTGGATGCAGGCCTGGGCCCGCGGTTATCTGTCCCGCAGAGGCTTCAAGAAGCTGCAGGAGCAGCGTGTCGCCCTCAAGGTTGTCCAGCGCAATCTGCGCAAATACCTGCAGCTGCGTACCTGGCCCTGGTACAAACTGTGGCAGAAGATCAAGCCTCTGCTCAACGTCAGCCGCATTGAGGACGAAATTGCC CGTCTGGAGGAGAAGGCCAAGAAGGCTGAGGAACTGCATGCCGCTGAAGTGAAAGTGCGCAAGGAGTTGGAGGTCTTGAACGCCAAACTGTTGGCCGAGAAGACCGCCCTGCTGGACTCCCTGTCCGGCGAGAAGGGTCAGCTGCAGGACTTCCAGGAGCGCAACGCTAAGTTGACCGCCCAGAAGAACGACCTCGAGAACCAGCTGCGC GACATTCAAGAGCGCCTGACTCAGGAGGAAGATGCCCGCAACCAGCTGTtccagcagaagaagaaggcCGATCAGGAGATCTCTGGCCTGAAGAAGGACATCGAGGATCTGGAATTGAGCGTCCAGAAGGCCGAACAGGATAAGGCCACCAAGGATCACCAGATCCGCAACTTGAACGACGAGATCGCCCACCAGGATGAGCTCATCAACAAGTTGAACAAGGAGAAGAAGATGCAGGGTGAGAGCAACCAGAAGACTGGTGAGGAACTGCAGGCCGCTGAGGACAAGATTAACCACTTGAACAAGGTTAAGGCCAAGCTCGAGCAGACTCTCGATGAGCTCGAGGATTCGCTGGAGCGCGAGAAGAAGGTGCGCGGCGATGTTGAGAAGTCTAAGCGCAAGGTTGAGGGTGACCTCAAGCTGACCCAGGAGGCTGTTTCCGATCTGGAGCGCAACAAGAAGGAGTTGGAGCAGACCATCCAGCGTAAGGACAAGGAATTGTCCTCCATCACCGCCAAGCTGGAAGATGAGCAGGTCGTTGTTGGCAAACACCAGCGCCAGATCAAGGAACTGCAGGCCCGCATTGAAGAGCTCGAGGAGGAGGTCGAGGCCGAGCGTCAGGCCCGCGCCAAGGCTGAGAAGCAGCGCGCCGATTTGGCCCGCGAACTCGAGGAATTGGGTGAGCGTCTGGAGGAGGCTGGCGGTGCCACCTCTGCCCAGATTGAGCTGAACAAGAAGCGTGAGGCTGAGCTGAGCAAACTGCGTCGCGATCTTGAGGAAGCCAACATCCAGCACGAATCCACCCTGGCCAACCTGCGCAAGAAGCACAACGATGCCGTCGCTGAGATGGCCGAACAGGTTGATCAGCTCAACAAGCTGAAGGCCAA GGCCGAACACGATCGTCAGACTTGCCACAATGAGTTGAATCAAACTCGTACCGCCTGCGATCAGTTGGCTCGCGATAAG GCTGCCCAGGAGAAGATCgccaagcagctgcagcatacCCTCAACGAGGTCCAGTCCAAATTGGATGAGACCAACAGGACTCTGAACGATTTCGATGCCAGCAAGAAGAAGCTGTCCATTGAGAACTCCGATCTGTTGCGTCAATTGGAGGAAGCCGAGTCTCAGGTGTCGCAGCTGTCCAAGATCAAGATCTCCTTGACCACCCAGCTGGAAGATACCAAGCGTTTGGCCGATGAGGAGTCTCGCGAACGCGCCACCCTTTTGGGCAAGTTCCGCAACTTGGAGCACGACCTCGACAACTTGCGCGAGCAGGTTGAGGAGGAGGCTGAGGGCAAGGCTGATTTGCAGCGTCAACTCAGCAAGGCTAACGCTGAGGCCCAGGTCTGGCGCAGCAAGTACGAGTCCGATGGTGTTGCCCGCTCTGAGGAGCTGGAGGAGGCCAAGAGGAAGCTGCAGGCCCGCCTTGCCGAGGCTGAGGAGACCATCGAGTCGCTCAACCAGAAGTGCATCGGCCTGGAGAAGACCAAGCAGCGCCTGTCCACCGAAGTCGAGGACTTGCAGCTGGAGGTCGACCGTGCCAATGCCATTGCCAACGCCGCCGAGAAGAAGCAGAAGGCCTTCGACAAGATCATTGGCGAATGGAAGCTTAAGGTTGATGACTTGGCCGCTGAGCTGGATGCCTCCCAGAAGGAGTGCCGCAACTACTCCACCGAGTTGTTCCGTCTTAAGGGTGCCTACGAGGAAGGCCAGGAACAGCTGGAGGCTGTGCGTCGTGAGAACAAGAACTTGGCCGATGAGGTTAAGGATCTGCTCGACCAAATCGGTGAGGGTGGCCGCAACATCCATGAAATCGAGAAGGCCCGCAAGCGCCTGGAAGCCGAAAAGGACGAGCTCCAGGCTGCTCTTGAGGAAGCCGAGGCTGCTCTCGAACAGGAGGAGAACAAGGTCCTCCGCGCTCAACTTGAGCTGTCCCAGGTGCGCCAGGAAATCGATCGCCGCATCCAGGAGAAGGAAGAGGAATTCGAGAATACCCGCAAGAACCACCAGCGCGCTCTCGACTCCATGCAAGCCTCCCTCGAAGCCGAAGCCAAGGGCAAGGCTGAGGCGCTGCGCATGAAGAAGAAGTTGGAAGCCGACATCAACGAATTGGAAATTGCTCTGGATCATGCCAACAAG GCTAACGCCGAGGCCCAGAAGAACATCAAGCGCTACCAACAGCAGCTCAAGGACATCCAGACTGCCCTTGAGGAAGAACAGAGAGCCCGCGATGATGCCCGCGAACAGCTGGGTATCTCCGAGCGTCGTGCCAACGCTCTGCAGAACGAACTGGAAGAGTCTCGCACTCTGCTGGAGCAGGCCGATCGCGGTCGTCGCCAGGCCGAGCAAGAGCTGGCCGATGCCCACGAACAGCTGAACGAAGTTTCCGCCCAGAACGCTTCCATCTCCGCTGCCAAGAGGAAATTGGAGTCTGAGCTGCAGACCCTGCACTCTGACCTGGATGAGCTCCTGAACGAAGCCAAGAACTCCGAGGAGAAGGCCAAGAAGGCTATGGTTGATGCTGCCCGCCTGGCTGATGAGCTCCGCGCTGAGCAGGATCATGCCCAGACCCAGGAGAAATTGAGAAAGGCCCTGGAACAGCAGATCAAGGAATTGCAGGTGCGTCTGGATGAGGCTGAGGCCAATGCCCTTAAGGGTGGCAAGAAGGCTATCCAGAAATTGGAGCAGCGCGTCCGCGAGCTCGAGAACGAGCTGGATGGTGAGCAGAGAAGACACGCCGATGCCCAGAAGAACTTGCGCAAATCTGAGCGCCGCATCAAGGAGTTGAGCTTCCAGTCTGAGGAGGACCGCAAGAACCACGAACGCATGCAGGATCTGGTCGATAAGCTGCAACAGAAGATCAAGACATACAAGAGGCAGATCGAGGAAGCCGAGGAAATCGCTGCCCTCAACTTGGCCAAATTCCGCAAGGCCCAGCAGGAGCTCGAGGAAGCCGAGGAGCGTGCCGATCTGGCTGAGCAGGCAATTAGCAAATTCCGCGCCAAGGGACGTGCCGGTTCTGTCGGTCGTGGTGCCAGCCCAGCG CCCCGTGCGACATCCGTTAGGCCACAATTCGACGGATTGGCTTTCCCACCAAGATTCGACCTTGCTCCTGAAAACGAATTCTAA